AAAGCCCCAGAAGAAAAATAAGCTGGTGACTAAAATTAACGGGAATAGATATCCTTTGCCATTTTTTGGTGGATCGGATACTTTAAAGCTCGGAGGTGTAATTTGGCTCATGTTTGTTTGGTTATAAATGGTTTATGTAGGTTCTGCTAAAATAAAAATAGTTAAACATCTGGCACCTTGGGCACCGATTACCAATAATAGTTCGATATCGGCTGTTTTAGATGGTCCGGTGATGAATGCTCCATATCCCTGGCTGTATTTTTAATACTAGTAATCATCTAACATGGATGGCAAATAATCCAACTTTCATAAAATGTTTTTGGCTAGTTGTTGCGTTACAAATTAAACCGTTAAGCGTTAATAAAAATTTAGCTTTATTACCTAATTATTAAATGATATTGGCTCAATTTTTTTCATTGCAAAATAATTTTGCATATTAGATTGATTTTTTGAGATTTTATGAAACCGCATTTACTTAATGTATCTACCAATTCGGTAGATTCTTTTAGCGCTCGAAGAGATATTATGCCCGATATAAACAACCGCTGGCATTACCACTCTGCATTAGAATTAATCTACGTTAAAAAAGGTAGAGGAACGCAGTTTATTGGCGATAGTATTAAGGATTTTAAGGATGGCGATGTTGTTTTACTGGGAAGCAATTTGCCTCATTACTGGCGCTTCGACCCTGAATTTTTTGATGAAAAAGCAGGTGAACCGGTTGATGTTTATGTGATTCATTTTAAAGAGGATTTTTTGGGTACAGGATTTTTCGATCTTCCTGAAAATCAGGAGATCAAAAAAGTGTTGCTGCAATCGCAGCAGGGAATTCAGCTACAAGGAATCTCGAAAGAGAAAATAGCCAGTTTAATGCCGCAGATTATTGAGGCAACTGGTACGATGAGGATTATAAAAATACTTGAAGTATTAACAGAAATAGCCAATTGCGAAGAAAAAAACATATTGGTTTCGTTAGGGTTTAAACCAAATTTTTTAGAGAACGAAAAAGATAGAATCCAATCTATTTATAATTATACCATCAATAACTACAAAAATAAAATAGAACTAAAAGAAATTGCAGCGGTTGCTAAAATTAGCCCTAATTCGTTTTGTAAATTCTTTAAAACTAAAAGTAGAAAAACATATACGCAGTTTCTGAACGAGATAAGGGTAGGGCAAGCCTGTAAATTATTGATCGAAAATGATCTAACCGTGAAAGAAATCTGCTACGACTGCGGATTTTATAACTTTACCAGTTTCCATAAATATTTTAGGGAGATAACAGGCAAAACCCCATTGAAATATCAACAGGCTTTCTCAAAGCAGTAGGGTTTTTGATTGTTGGGACTGATAACGAGCATTTATAGCCCCGATTGCACGGAAAGCCCGGAGCGAAGCATGAGTAAGGACTTGGAGTAAAAGCGGGACAGCATTTGCCCAAGAACCACTAGCTTTGCGCTTCAAAAAAATAAGGAGGATGTCCTGAAATTTTTTACGTCTTTAAATTAGCAGGATGTGACAGATTTATAGGTACTCGATTTTAAATCTACCTTGCCTGAAATTTGTCTCTATACTGAGTCGGCGTCATCCCGACTGATTTTCTGAATACTTTCCTAAATGCTTTTGGATCATTGTAGCCAGAGTTATAAATGACCTCTGTCATTTGCTGGGCCGTTTGCTCTAATAACTTTTTAGCGGCTTCGATACGGGTTTGTTGAAGATACTCGATAGGGGTAATACCAATCACCTGTTTAAATCGCCGCACAATATTTCTTCTACTGGAAGGAATATCTTTGATCATCTCTTCAATGGTGGCCACATCCTGATAATTATTTTCAATTTTTTCTTGCGCAGAGGCAACAATATCATCATTGTGATGACGGATAGGCTGGAAAGTACTAAAGTATAATTGGTTTACGCGGTCCATATCGATTGCAAAAATTTTAGCCACCTTAACGGCCATGTCTTTCCCGCAATGAAGCTGTAAAAGGTGCAACAATAAATGAAAGGTAGAGGTTGCACCACCACTTGTAAATAACTTGCCATCCTGAGTTACCGTTTTATCTGCCTTTAAATGAACCAAGGGGAATGCAGAAGAAAAGGCAGAACAGGCATCAACATGTGTGGTGGCGGCTTTACCATCCAACAGTCCTGATGCTGCAAGTAAAAAAGCCCCTGTACAAAAGGTAGCAATTTCGGCTCCTGCTGCATGCTGTTTGCTTAACCATGGGATGTAGACGCTGTTGGCTCCGATGCAGTCTTTAATATCGTTAGTTGCAAATGAAGGAACTAAAATAAGTTCAAACTGCCCGGCTTTTTGCAAAGGAACACAGGGATGGGTACTAAAATTATAATTTTTATCGTCGAGGGTAATTAAACTAATGTTAAATGGCATTTCAAGCCCATCTTTTCTGTAAAAACCATTAACAGTATCAAATACATCTAAAATAGCGGCTATGCTTAATAATCTGAAATTTTGGGGCAATAAAACACCTACTTGTATCATTTGGTTAAAATTAAGGTATCGTAAATATATAAAAATTGTCTGAAATGCCCCTTAAGATTGACTTTTACGGCAAGGGTGTTCATTTGAATTAACAACTAACTTTATTCAAGTTAAATTACCTAATTGATAACGATATGAAAACCACACCAACAAGTAGCAGGATGTATGGCTTTATAGTTCTATACGAAATGCAAACAGATTTTTTGTTAAGGGCTTTAGCTGGCATAGACCAAAAGGACGCCCAAAAAAGATTAGATACTAAAGCAAACCATATTGCATGGATTACAGGTAGTGTTGTACATGGCCGCTATTTTTTAGCTAAATCATTCGGCATCGACCTCCCATCTGTAACCGACGAACTTTTTGCCAGCAACAAAGGTATTATTGATGATGCCACTTACCCGTCTCTTGAAGATTTCATTAAAGATTGGAAAGAAATTTCTCCAAAACTACAGGAAGCTTTGACCCAGGCTACCGACGAGAAACTGGAAGAGAAGCTCAGTATTCCCGGAATGGAAATCACACTGTTTGAAATGATCAGCTTTAGTAGTTACCGGGAAGCCAATTGCATTGGGCAAATTGCCTTGTGGCGCAGATTATTAAACTATCCTGGAATGAATTATATGTAAGCCATGGAGAAAATAATTAGAGAAGCCGATGAGACCTTGTCGGCATTGGAACATGAGTTTTCAAGATTTAATGCCCCACAGATTAATGAGGTGCCTTTTGAAGGGAGCTGGACTGCAGGACAATTGGTTAAGCACTTGGTTTTGTCGAATTCGGGCTTCCTGGAAGTAATTAATGGGCCGGTAACCGAAACGGATAAACCTGCAGATTTAATGGTAAAAGAAATTAGAAAAGATTTTTTGAATTTCGATGTGAAGTATAATTCTCCTAAAGAGATTTACCCTGAAGATGGGGCATATAGCCAGCCTGAATTATTAAAAAAATTAAAGCAGATCAGAGCGGGGATATCAGAAGCGGCAAGGGGCTTAGATTTAACTAAAACATGTACCGCTTATGAGTTACCTGGATATGGCTTTTTAACCCGACTGGAGGCAATTTATTTCGTGATTTACCATACGCAAAGGCATGTACATCAATTGAAAAATATTTACAGCGAACTAGATATCAATTGATTTTAACTAAATTTATGAGAAACAACAGGCTTAATTTATTAAATCCTTATATCGGTAAATGGAAAACAGAAGGTTTAACAAAATCTGGTGATGTAATTACCGGGACTGATACCTACACGTGGGTTGATGGTGGTTTTTTCTTAACACACCAGGTAGATGTTGTGTTCCGCGATAAAGTGGTCAGATCGTTAGAAATTACACATTATGATGATATGGAAGATGTTTTTAGGTCGCAATCTTTCGATAATGAAGGTAATATTTCAATATCTACCCTTAAAATTTATGATGATATCATTTTAATATTTGCCGATAGGGAAAGGTTTAAAGGTAATTTTAAAGCCAATACCATTGAAGGAACATGGGAACAATTTGACGGCAAAAACTGGGTACCATGGATGGATATAAAGTTGACGAAAATGCCTTTGTAACCTCTTGCTGAACTTGTTTCAGCATCTTAGCAGAATAGATCCTGAAACAAGTTCAGGATGACGACCGTACATAACAAGAACATAAAAAACAAATAATAATAAACAGCCCTAAAGGGATAAAAACAACAAAACAATGGCAACACTTAACACTTATTTAAATTTTAACGGTAATACCGAAGAAGCATTTAACTTTTATAAATCTGTTTTTGGGGGCGATTTTGCCGTATTACAACGTTTTAAAGACTCACCTGGGTGTGAAGGTATGGCAGTAGGCGACCAGGAGAAAATTATGCACGTGGCCTTGCCAATCGGTGGCAATGTACTCATGGGAACAGATATTACCGATCCAATGCCTGCATCTACTTTCGGTACCGGAATCTCACTATCGGTTGATGCGGGAAGCGAAGAAGAGGCAAACACACTTTTTAATAATCTTTCTGCTGGTGGAACAGTAACCATGGCTTTAGAAAAAATGTTCTGGGGCGCACTTTTTGGTATGGCTACCGATAAATTCGGCATCCAGTGGATGGTGAATTACGATTATAATAAGAAATAGTTTGGAGCCTGAAGTTCAGCGCCCAAAAGCATGAGTCTTTAGTCAATAGCTCATTGTTTGATGCATTGTTGCAGGATAGAGATGCTATTGCACTAATAACTAATTAAAAACTTTTATTATTTTTAAATATAGAAACTAAAACCAATCTAATATGAAAATTGCAGTTATTATTGTGCGCGTGCTTCTAGCCGCCATGTATCTTTTTGCTTCTGTAAGTTATTTTCTTAATATGATGCCTAAGGCACCGGAAATGACAGCAGCACAAACGAGTTTTATGACAGGTATAATGGCCTCAGTGTACCTCTTTCCCTTAATCAAGATCACTGAATTGATATGTGGTGTGATGTTATTGATCGGTAGAACAGCACCCCTGGCATCAATCATTATTTTCCCTGTTACCTTAAATATTTTTCTATACGGTGTATTTTTGGGGCAGCCAAAAGATATACCAATGGGAGCAGTAATGTTGTTGGTTAATTTGTTCTTACTTTATGCTTACCGTGCAAAGTATCTGCCTATCGTTTCAAAGTAAATTTTGTAATTTTTAAAAAATCTCATACTTTTTGTCTTTATTTAGTGTTTCGATATAAGGTGTAATGATTATCTTTAAAAACTAACTAGAAATAAAAAATATGAGAAAGCTACCATTTTTAATGCTGCTCTTTATAGCGGTATCATTTTCTGCATTTGCACAGAACAAAGATGCTATTGTAGGCAAATGGCTTAATCCATCTGGTGAAGGCCAGATAGAAATTTATAAAAAAGGCGATAAATATTATGGTAAATTAGCGTGGATGAAGGAACCAAACCTAAATGGTAAGCCTAAATTAGATGCTAAAAACCCCGATGCCAATCTACAGAAACGTGCTTTGTTAAATCTCGAAATATTAAAAGATTTTGTTTATGATGATGGCAAGTGGACTGATGGAACGATTTACGATCCCAAAAGTGGTAAAACCTATAGCTGTAACATGACTTTAAAAAGCGCCGATGTGCTAAATGTTCGTGGTTATGTAGGTATTTCACTATTAGGACGATCAGAAACTTTTAGACGGGTAAAATAATCAATTAGATGAAGAAAATTTTATGGTGCCTTTTATTGGCACCTTTTTTTTGCGCTGCGCAATCGTATTCCTTTAAGCCCTTAAATGAGAATACCAAAACCAGTTTACGCGGATTAAGCGTAGTATCAGATCAGGTGAGCTGGGTAAGTGGTAGTAATGGATTGGTAGGTAAAACTACTGATGGTGGTGTAACCTGGAAATGGTTAAAGCCAAAAGGGTACGAAAAAATCGATTTCAGGGATATTGAAGCGTTCGACGACAAACAGGCTATTATTGTGGGTATTGCCTCGCCGGCCTATATCCTGAAAACCATTGATGGGGCGAAACCTGGACAGAAAACTATAAAAATGTAGATTCAGCTATATTTTTAGATGGGCTAAGCTTCTGGGATAAAAATAAAGGACTCATTTTCGGCGATCCCATAAATGATAAAATGCAGTTGCTTAAAACGGTTGATGCAGGTAAGACCTGGCAGGATATATCTGCAAACCTCAAAGCTAAATTAACCAAAGGCGAAGCTAGTTTTGCGGCCAGTGGTACAACCATTAAAACATTACCTGGTGGCAAAACCTGGATTGCATCAGGCGGAACAGTATCTAACATTTACTTTTCTCCGGATTATGGGCAAACCTGGCAGGTATTTAAATGCCCGATTTTGCAAGGCGAGGGGAGTACAGGTCCTTTCTCTATCGATTTTTTGAATGAAAAAAATGGTGTAACTGTTGGCGGAAACTATGTAAAGGATAAAGAAAATACCAATAATATTCTTTTAACCAATGATGGCGGCAAAACCTGGCAAAAGCCAGCTACCCCAGTTTTAGGCTTCCGATCGGGCGTAACCTATATTAACGCTAAAACCTTAATTGCCACGGGTACTTCAGGCACGGATATTTCTACTGATGGCGGACAAAACTGGAAACATATTTCCGATAAAAGTTTTAATGCTGTTCAAAAAGCCAAAAAAGGTAAACAGATTATTCTGGCAGGAGAAAAAGGCAATATTTATCAATTGGAGATTAACAAATAAAATTTCAATCCTATTACGTAGCAGTTTTATTGATTAAGCATCTAATCAATAAAACGATTCAATAAATAAAAAAGATTGAAGTATCGAGATTGATAAAATTTTGTTTCTTTGCTATCAACTAAAACTTTAATTTAAACACACATACTCGCTCGATGGATTTTTTGCACACGATTTTAGGTGACGATATACAGGCCGGATTATTAATTATTTTAAATTTAATTGTGATCGAAAGTTTGCTTTCGGTAGACAATGCTGCTGTTTTGGCAACTATGGTAATGGATCTGCCAAAATCGCAAAGAGAAAAAGCCTTAAAATATGGTATTATTGGTGCCTATATATTTAGAGGGATCTGTTTGTTCCTGGCAGCATGGTTGGTTAAAATCTGGTGGCTAAAACCACTTGGCGGCTTGTATCTGTTATACCTGGCTTTCGATTATTTTAGAAAAAAGAACAGTAAAAAGAACGAGGAAGAAGAGGAAGTAGATAAAAGCAAAAGTTGGATTTACAAATCTACCGTTGGTTTGATAGGTACTTTTTGGGCTACAGTTGCTTTGGTAGAGGTAATGGATTTAGCTTTCTCTATTGATAATGTTTTTGCTGCGGTAGCTTTTACCGATCATATCTGGTTAATCTATATCGGTGTTTTTATCGGGATTTTGGCTATG
The nucleotide sequence above comes from Pedobacter riviphilus. Encoded proteins:
- a CDS encoding AraC family transcriptional regulator codes for the protein MKPHLLNVSTNSVDSFSARRDIMPDINNRWHYHSALELIYVKKGRGTQFIGDSIKDFKDGDVVLLGSNLPHYWRFDPEFFDEKAGEPVDVYVIHFKEDFLGTGFFDLPENQEIKKVLLQSQQGIQLQGISKEKIASLMPQIIEATGTMRIIKILEVLTEIANCEEKNILVSLGFKPNFLENEKDRIQSIYNYTINNYKNKIELKEIAAVAKISPNSFCKFFKTKSRKTYTQFLNEIRVGQACKLLIENDLTVKEICYDCGFYNFTSFHKYFREITGKTPLKYQQAFSKQ
- a CDS encoding GlxA family transcriptional regulator, coding for MIQVGVLLPQNFRLLSIAAILDVFDTVNGFYRKDGLEMPFNISLITLDDKNYNFSTHPCVPLQKAGQFELILVPSFATNDIKDCIGANSVYIPWLSKQHAAGAEIATFCTGAFLLAASGLLDGKAATTHVDACSAFSSAFPLVHLKADKTVTQDGKLFTSGGATSTFHLLLHLLQLHCGKDMAVKVAKIFAIDMDRVNQLYFSTFQPIRHHNDDIVASAQEKIENNYQDVATIEEMIKDIPSSRRNIVRRFKQVIGITPIEYLQQTRIEAAKKLLEQTAQQMTEVIYNSGYNDPKAFRKVFRKSVGMTPTQYRDKFQAR
- a CDS encoding DinB family protein — its product is MKTTPTSSRMYGFIVLYEMQTDFLLRALAGIDQKDAQKRLDTKANHIAWITGSVVHGRYFLAKSFGIDLPSVTDELFASNKGIIDDATYPSLEDFIKDWKEISPKLQEALTQATDEKLEEKLSIPGMEITLFEMISFSSYREANCIGQIALWRRLLNYPGMNYM
- a CDS encoding DinB family protein, with product MEKIIREADETLSALEHEFSRFNAPQINEVPFEGSWTAGQLVKHLVLSNSGFLEVINGPVTETDKPADLMVKEIRKDFLNFDVKYNSPKEIYPEDGAYSQPELLKKLKQIRAGISEAARGLDLTKTCTAYELPGYGFLTRLEAIYFVIYHTQRHVHQLKNIYSELDIN
- a CDS encoding VOC family protein, whose amino-acid sequence is MATLNTYLNFNGNTEEAFNFYKSVFGGDFAVLQRFKDSPGCEGMAVGDQEKIMHVALPIGGNVLMGTDITDPMPASTFGTGISLSVDAGSEEEANTLFNNLSAGGTVTMALEKMFWGALFGMATDKFGIQWMVNYDYNKK
- a CDS encoding DoxX family membrane protein, translating into MKIAVIIVRVLLAAMYLFASVSYFLNMMPKAPEMTAAQTSFMTGIMASVYLFPLIKITELICGVMLLIGRTAPLASIIIFPVTLNIFLYGVFLGQPKDIPMGAVMLLVNLFLLYAYRAKYLPIVSK
- a CDS encoding DUF2147 domain-containing protein gives rise to the protein MRKLPFLMLLFIAVSFSAFAQNKDAIVGKWLNPSGEGQIEIYKKGDKYYGKLAWMKEPNLNGKPKLDAKNPDANLQKRALLNLEILKDFVYDDGKWTDGTIYDPKSGKTYSCNMTLKSADVLNVRGYVGISLLGRSETFRRVK
- a CDS encoding WD40/YVTN/BNR-like repeat-containing protein, whose amino-acid sequence is MKKILWCLLLAPFFCAAQSYSFKPLNENTKTSLRGLSVVSDQVSWVSGSNGLVGKTTDGGVTWKWLKPKGYEKIDFRDIEAFDDKQAIIVGIASPAYILKTIDGAKPGQKTIKM
- a CDS encoding WD40/YVTN/BNR-like repeat-containing protein; the protein is MQLLKTVDAGKTWQDISANLKAKLTKGEASFAASGTTIKTLPGGKTWIASGGTVSNIYFSPDYGQTWQVFKCPILQGEGSTGPFSIDFLNEKNGVTVGGNYVKDKENTNNILLTNDGGKTWQKPATPVLGFRSGVTYINAKTLIATGTSGTDISTDGGQNWKHISDKSFNAVQKAKKGKQIILAGEKGNIYQLEINK
- a CDS encoding TerC family protein, with the protein product MDFLHTILGDDIQAGLLIILNLIVIESLLSVDNAAVLATMVMDLPKSQREKALKYGIIGAYIFRGICLFLAAWLVKIWWLKPLGGLYLLYLAFDYFRKKNSKKNEEEEEVDKSKSWIYKSTVGLIGTFWATVALVEVMDLAFSIDNVFAAVAFTDHIWLIYIGVFIGILAMRFVAQAFVKLMEKFTFLETVAFIVIGVLGIKLTSSLVTHFYPESPISHAIEGEKTDLFVSIFTVAIFIIPVLTSLLFNYPKKHKSDIIISDDAEKVLDKS